The Falco naumanni isolate bFalNau1 unplaced genomic scaffold, bFalNau1.pat scaffold_305_arrow_pat_ctg1, whole genome shotgun sequence genome includes the window CCACAGGGACCACCACGACGGTCACCAGCACTACAGGGCCCACTACGAAGGACACCAGCACCTCTGGACCCACCATGACAGTTGCCAGCACCCGTGGTCCCACCACGACTCTCTCCAGCACCACAGGGCCAACCACGACtgtcgccagcacctctgcgcccaccacgacagtcgccagcacctctggaaccaccacaacagtcgccagcacctctgggcccaccacgatggcTGACGGCACCAttgggcccaccacgatggtctCCAGTACCACAGGGCCCACCACAATTGCcgacagcacctctgggcccaccacaatGCCTGACAGCACtactgggcccaccacgatggtctCCAGTACCACAGGGCccaccacaatggccgacagcacctctgggcccaccatgacagtcgccagcacctctgggcccaccacgatggccGATGgcaccactgggcccaccacgacagtcaccagcaccactgggcccaccacgacggtCGCCAGCACAACTGGGCccaccacaatggccgacagcacctctgggcccaccacgacagtcgccagcaccactgggcccaccacgacagtcaccagcaccactgggcccaccacaactctctccagcacctctgggcccaccacgacggtcgccagcacctctgggcccacaACGAcagtcgccagcacctctgggccaACCACGAAGgacaccagcacctctgggcccacaACGACggtcaccagcacctctgggcccaccacaa containing:
- the LOC121082123 gene encoding UV excision repair protein RAD23 homolog — encoded protein: MADGTIGPTTMADSTTGPTTMVSTPQGQPRLSPAPLRPPRQSPAPLEPTLSSTSGPTTTVASTSGPTTTVASTSGPTTKDTSTSGPTTTVTSTSGPT